In Patagioenas fasciata isolate bPatFas1 chromosome 2, bPatFas1.hap1, whole genome shotgun sequence, a single window of DNA contains:
- the YAE1 gene encoding protein YAE1 homolog produces MSWVQVAVSRSSEDIFDEDADEMYLLQKEWNSTMKKRLKEGYRDGVEAGKELALQEGFNQGYRHGAELMVTCGQFKGTLNALLSWCHFNGHDSALSKINNLLEVVGKHEEDMLKYLNSTEQQPHLGHVLDSVQDMDLNHTAPAATEYNEVEAGKHEGASSSGGNICRNNGDVGSLQSECSKAKLCADAKESTLAWVKKQTIWLVEQLGLSLDILHHVQQLEH; encoded by the exons ATGTCCTGGGTACAAGTTGCAGTCAGCCGATCCAGTGAGGATATATTTGACGAAGATGCAGATGAGATGTATCTACTACAGAAAGAATGGAACAGCACCATGAAAAAAAGATTGAAG GAAGGCTATAGGGATGGAGTTGAGGCTGGAAAAGAACTTGCACTCCAGGAAGGCTTTAATCAAGGTTACAGACATGGTGCTGAGCTGATGGTTACATGTGGCCAGTTCAAAGGAACCCTGAA TGCTCTCTTATCCTGGTGTCATTTTAATGGACATGATTCTGCTTTAAGTAAGATAAATAATCTCCTTGAAGTGGTTGGAAAGCATGAAGAAGATATGCTTAAATATCTGAATTCTACTGAACAACAGCCACATCTCGGACACGTTTTAGATTCTGTTCAGGATATGGACCTTAATCACACAGCTCCAGCTGCGACAGAGTACAATGAAGTTGAAGCTGGAAAACATGAAGGTGCCAGCAGCTCTGGTGGAAACATTTGTAGAAATAATGGTGATGTTGGTTCCTTGCAGTCTGAGTGCAGCAAGGCAAAACTCTGTGCAGATGCTAAAGAGTCAACCCTTGCTTGGGTTAAAAAGCAGACTATTTGGCTAGTAGAGCAGCTGGGTTTATCACTGGATATACTCCATCACGTCCAGCAACTGGAACATTAG